In Akkermansia muciniphila, one DNA window encodes the following:
- a CDS encoding KH domain-containing protein yields the protein MHPAVEQIRQYLQLIALQFVQHPEQAELRVAESPQRDAVRFRLILEKTDVARIIGRNGMTASAIRSLAKAAGEKHGIKVIVHMLSHEEAAEQP from the coding sequence ATGCATCCTGCTGTAGAACAAATCCGCCAGTACCTGCAATTGATCGCTCTGCAATTCGTGCAACACCCGGAACAGGCGGAATTGCGCGTTGCGGAATCCCCGCAGAGAGACGCCGTCCGCTTCCGTTTGATTCTGGAAAAAACGGACGTGGCCCGCATCATCGGCCGCAATGGAATGACGGCCTCCGCCATTCGCTCCCTGGCGAAGGCGGCCGGGGAAAAACACGGCATCAAGGTCATTGTGCACATGCTTTCCCATGAGGAAGCGGCCGAACAGCCGTAA
- a CDS encoding pirin family protein: MNITIHRASTRGHANHGWLDTYHTFSFANYFNPERMQFGALRVLNDDTVLPEEGFGAHPHKNMEVVSIPLQGKLRHGDSLNNSHTITRGEIQVMSAGTGILHSEFNDSPTEPLEFLQIWIIPDRVNAPPRYRDYNIAPLLKHNEISTFLAPETDISIMQQAWFSWAELDRGIEREYQFKGRNTGVYIFVIEGEIKIGDAVLHSRDGAGITDTETVSMEALQNSTVLLMEVAV, from the coding sequence ATGAACATTACCATTCACCGGGCATCCACCCGTGGTCATGCCAACCACGGATGGCTGGACACATACCACACGTTCAGCTTCGCCAATTATTTCAACCCGGAACGCATGCAATTCGGAGCTCTGCGCGTACTCAACGACGACACTGTTCTCCCGGAAGAAGGCTTCGGCGCCCATCCGCACAAAAATATGGAGGTGGTTTCCATCCCTCTGCAAGGAAAACTCCGCCACGGAGACAGCCTGAACAACAGCCACACCATTACCCGAGGAGAAATTCAGGTGATGAGCGCCGGAACGGGCATCCTGCACAGCGAATTCAACGACAGCCCCACGGAACCATTGGAATTCCTGCAAATATGGATTATTCCGGACAGAGTCAACGCGCCTCCCAGATACCGGGATTACAACATTGCTCCCCTGCTGAAACACAATGAAATTTCTACCTTCCTGGCCCCGGAAACGGATATTTCCATCATGCAGCAGGCCTGGTTTTCCTGGGCGGAGCTGGACAGGGGCATAGAACGGGAATACCAATTCAAGGGACGGAACACGGGCGTATACATCTTCGTGATAGAAGGAGAAATAAAAATAGGAGATGCAGTGTTGCACAGTCGGGACGGAGCCGGAATTACGGATACGGAAACCGTCTCCATGGAAGCCCTTCAGAACTCAACCGTTCTGCTGATGGAAGTAGCCGTCTGA
- a CDS encoding AsmA-like C-terminal region-containing protein — protein sequence MRWIKGLIPTVIILLGALLLGCVCCISIWGVPSFVVQRVEQVLLEKGIPSHIGTLKVALWPRAVVTLKNVELLDPEAAPETRRPIVLLHEADVALNWKKLIDGQVVPERVNVKGMDVTLPVDAGNPEKVFSATGVNAELNLERPGMVDIVNADAVVQGIRVSAQGAFSMGQDDSGDFTLTAQDMAAVREQLNQALNYMDRVKWPESSPPRLIVNLSDDPKGGVRVGMDLQAPFLRYGKIMLKDFLFSGDYADSVIMAKRFTMRDAETAGFVSLSLQADLKKRTLIWDVRSTAPLVSWAVAIVDEALVPREMKFLSEPHVQLSGRAVFSENWEGVAHLNVLGSGSLGAFSVLGEKFQRASCDFSYENGNFYVTDLDIRHPGGSFSGKVMGVDGEIKIDVHSTLPMNAMLGMARSLAPEDAKLPPTLEIRGDPELKVYGSVDMGKGWKGPLRVDRLRIEASVTDVFYQGVEFVSAAARAELIGRSINVTQLDLVRNDGRVRLEGSYLGTDLVFTMESNLEPGLLVTLAGNSVPVPENLQLPEKAVLWVHGRLDIPEGKPVEPTLVRARIHAENLAWNKVSVKTADVEAEYRPNQLFVQNCRIEMEKGVFELFANGFLDGQMFIMGQSTVPLQTIDQLLSIKDDDFLMSRFSFRQDSGLELSFQGTLGLYNLEKAYDLQATVSATNTRYKGVDLKSARADAHLVTDQLVLTNVTTVVSNGNYLSSAGLSGGPSECTLKAKSIDFRFVQDTVEVLGLEGQAYPGYTLRMFSDSAARVLKEFVFTRPVTLSGGGMFPMGDDMKLMKGRIRFDASAGRVRYPLLGTTLDLGKTKGEVLLSPQWVVVDKMKGTIWDGSFTGRVLAQIDDGDALNGSFVLQDMNLASIGKSYDKKMEKATVHGAIEFSSRGGNMNSIQAKGEAALVHGDLVEIPLFGFLGEALSNYIPGLGHLINYKISRADCDFSIEKGYVRTSNFAAQGSNMSLEGGGWVRLSDLQVNSDFKLGLRGLPGLITSPVFLLAGGLFQVRGTGPLSNVSWNFAPFSGGKAPVPPAPASIRKR from the coding sequence ATGAGATGGATTAAGGGGCTGATTCCCACAGTGATTATTTTGCTGGGGGCGTTGTTGCTGGGGTGCGTATGCTGCATTTCCATCTGGGGGGTGCCCTCCTTCGTTGTGCAGCGGGTGGAACAGGTTCTTCTGGAAAAGGGCATCCCTTCCCATATAGGGACGCTGAAGGTTGCTCTGTGGCCCCGTGCCGTCGTGACACTGAAAAACGTGGAGTTGCTGGATCCGGAGGCTGCGCCGGAAACGCGCCGGCCCATAGTTTTGCTGCATGAGGCGGATGTGGCTCTGAATTGGAAAAAACTGATAGACGGGCAAGTAGTGCCGGAGCGGGTGAATGTGAAGGGGATGGACGTCACCCTGCCCGTAGATGCAGGGAATCCGGAGAAAGTTTTTTCCGCAACGGGGGTGAACGCGGAACTGAATCTGGAGCGTCCCGGCATGGTGGACATCGTTAATGCGGACGCCGTGGTGCAGGGCATCCGGGTGTCGGCCCAGGGGGCATTTTCCATGGGGCAGGATGATTCCGGCGACTTTACGCTGACGGCTCAGGACATGGCCGCCGTCAGGGAACAGTTGAATCAGGCGCTGAATTACATGGACCGGGTGAAGTGGCCTGAATCATCTCCTCCGCGCCTGATTGTCAATTTAAGCGACGATCCGAAAGGCGGCGTGCGTGTGGGCATGGATTTGCAGGCGCCTTTCCTCAGGTACGGAAAAATCATGCTCAAGGATTTTCTGTTCAGCGGGGACTATGCGGATTCCGTCATTATGGCCAAGCGTTTTACCATGCGGGATGCGGAAACGGCCGGTTTCGTCAGCCTTTCCCTCCAGGCCGATTTGAAAAAGCGCACGCTGATTTGGGATGTCCGCAGTACGGCTCCGCTGGTTTCCTGGGCGGTGGCTATTGTTGATGAAGCTCTGGTGCCGCGGGAAATGAAGTTCCTGAGCGAGCCGCATGTGCAGCTATCCGGGCGTGCGGTTTTTTCGGAAAACTGGGAGGGCGTGGCGCATCTGAATGTTTTAGGGTCCGGTTCCTTGGGAGCGTTTTCCGTGCTTGGGGAAAAATTCCAGAGGGCTTCCTGCGATTTCAGTTACGAAAACGGTAATTTCTATGTAACTGATCTGGACATAAGGCATCCCGGAGGCAGTTTTTCCGGCAAGGTGATGGGAGTGGACGGGGAAATCAAGATAGACGTGCACAGCACATTGCCCATGAATGCAATGCTGGGCATGGCCCGCTCTCTTGCGCCGGAGGATGCGAAACTGCCGCCAACGTTGGAAATCAGGGGAGACCCGGAATTGAAGGTGTACGGTTCCGTGGATATGGGGAAGGGCTGGAAAGGGCCGCTCCGGGTGGACCGCCTCCGGATTGAGGCTTCCGTGACGGATGTCTTTTACCAGGGGGTGGAATTTGTTTCCGCTGCGGCCAGGGCGGAATTGATCGGCCGTTCCATTAACGTCACCCAATTGGACTTGGTGCGGAATGACGGCCGGGTGAGGCTGGAAGGCAGCTACCTGGGCACTGACCTTGTTTTTACGATGGAATCGAATCTGGAACCTGGACTGCTGGTGACTCTGGCCGGGAATTCGGTTCCTGTTCCTGAGAATTTGCAACTTCCGGAAAAAGCGGTTTTATGGGTTCACGGCAGGCTGGATATTCCGGAGGGCAAGCCTGTGGAGCCGACGCTGGTCCGCGCGCGCATCCATGCGGAAAACCTGGCTTGGAACAAGGTTTCCGTTAAGACGGCGGATGTGGAGGCGGAATACCGTCCCAACCAGCTTTTTGTGCAAAACTGCCGGATAGAAATGGAGAAGGGCGTTTTTGAGTTATTCGCCAACGGTTTTCTGGACGGTCAGATGTTTATCATGGGGCAGTCCACGGTTCCGCTGCAAACGATAGACCAGTTGTTGAGCATAAAGGATGACGACTTTTTAATGAGCCGCTTTTCCTTCCGCCAGGATTCTGGCCTGGAACTTTCTTTCCAGGGGACATTGGGCCTGTACAATCTGGAAAAGGCTTACGACTTGCAGGCTACTGTTTCCGCAACCAACACGCGCTACAAAGGGGTGGATTTGAAGTCCGCCCGGGCGGATGCCCATCTGGTGACGGACCAGCTGGTGCTGACCAATGTGACGACTGTGGTTTCCAATGGGAATTACCTGTCTTCCGCCGGATTGTCCGGAGGTCCTTCGGAATGCACGCTCAAGGCCAAGAGCATAGATTTCCGTTTTGTGCAGGATACGGTGGAAGTGCTTGGCCTGGAGGGACAGGCCTATCCCGGCTATACTCTGCGGATGTTTTCCGATAGCGCCGCCAGGGTATTGAAGGAGTTCGTCTTTACACGGCCCGTAACGCTTTCCGGCGGCGGCATGTTCCCGATGGGGGACGACATGAAGCTGATGAAGGGGCGCATCCGCTTTGACGCTTCCGCCGGGCGCGTGCGCTATCCCTTGCTGGGTACTACGCTGGACCTCGGAAAAACAAAGGGAGAAGTGCTGCTTTCTCCGCAGTGGGTGGTTGTGGACAAGATGAAGGGAACCATCTGGGACGGTTCTTTTACGGGCCGTGTCCTGGCACAGATTGACGATGGTGATGCCCTGAACGGTTCCTTTGTACTCCAGGATATGAACCTGGCGTCCATTGGGAAATCCTATGACAAGAAGATGGAGAAAGCCACTGTGCACGGCGCCATTGAATTTTCATCCAGAGGCGGCAACATGAATTCTATTCAGGCGAAGGGGGAGGCGGCCCTGGTGCATGGAGACCTGGTGGAAATTCCCCTGTTCGGATTTTTGGGGGAAGCCCTCTCCAATTATATTCCGGGACTGGGGCATCTGATCAATTACAAGATATCCAGGGCCGATTGCGATTTTTCCATTGAAAAGGGTTATGTGCGCACCAGTAACTTCGCGGCCCAGGGAAGCAACATGTCTCTGGAGGGCGGGGGCTGGGTACGGCTTTCCGACCTGCAGGTCAATTCAGATTTCAAGCTGGGGCTGCGTGGCCTGCCGGGGCTGATTACCTCCCCCGTCTTCCTTCTGGCCGGCGGGTTGTTCCAGGTGCGCGGCACGGGGCCTTTAAGCAATGTTTCCTGGAACTTCGCTCCGTTCTCCGGAGGGAAAGCCCCTGTTCCACCTGCGCCGGCCTCCATCCGGAAGAGGTAG
- a CDS encoding autotransporter domain-containing protein, which yields MKITIPLTLRRFLLTHFLVAVTLASAATAAEFMVDASQTTNKDRNVYATLQELAVSGTLSSGDTVILHNDDATLKTSLPAAVNFRSNDSGTFRTINLSGLGLDKQLYAPAKQQDNVILEMDSIIWSNFSRPLITDELEASSIKITGRVQFTQCDDGYYVVEVSTPTTFGDGVVFHNNTRVSDVAGKSAGNGGLIMNIDNHLTMGNGAIFSGNVIMSTSEYDLYAGVIYNSGGSVTIGDNAAFFDNSSRIASYRGNHIYGGSIYSYGGTITLGSNAVFARNQVINSSQSAFGGAIVAAGSDFIFQDGATFMNNYATTSGGAIHVSSSAALSLHALTKDVLFSGNMTGGVFDGNAFSLDTLRNGIANAIHINDGNTVLTLAAAQGREIRFNDPITSDILPDARETFTLNRYTDEEGKVHDTNGTIIFSGELYQGDEAHLAASRYNNFVADTTLYGGALLLEHGAVFGRNLEDIINDQGSSLTVRQGTLEITGGSTANATSFSLSGRDAVLRPGDSAFINANTADFSRGFTFDMRHQLQAGPDFGPGLTLSAAQSFTAGGLIGVADTGSNAPFFYADRSWKQDRVFHVLTDAEHTLQGNFDGVVSQATGTDRVDSPYSYTGTWSHRWTDADGDGYAEQLQLVWKADGTPISSIDPELAGELAFNSLWSSASNAAALGGNVLSRLNAFRLADKHARDLWGMGLGDFARQRSRGGVDGYDYNGGGYSVGADSGFGHDNGIWGIAFGQLYGHAKSRDFQGRNTQDTRMGSLYWGRLLEESRRARWTFKGSLTWAETHNKMNSRLGGAPASAAKWNNETWLAQAEVSRTADYAGGWRLTPFLRVEFTHGTQDAFREQGGYGRDFGGATLKRLSIPAGLEIGRTDEWKGRPWAQALRVSYVGDVLQDAPEGTVYSPYSDMSWRGRAVSPERHGLRAEYNTSLQCNERWSVYGGYSLEARGNSLYHRVNAGVARSF from the coding sequence ATGAAAATTACTATTCCATTAACATTACGCCGTTTTCTCCTGACACACTTCCTTGTTGCCGTAACACTGGCTTCCGCCGCTACCGCGGCGGAATTCATGGTGGATGCCTCCCAGACAACCAACAAGGACCGGAACGTATACGCCACGCTTCAGGAACTGGCCGTTTCCGGGACTCTGTCTTCCGGAGACACCGTTATTCTGCACAATGACGATGCTACCCTGAAAACCAGCCTGCCGGCCGCCGTCAATTTTCGTTCCAATGATTCGGGAACTTTCCGCACCATCAACCTGTCCGGGCTGGGTCTTGACAAGCAACTGTATGCTCCCGCAAAACAGCAAGACAACGTGATTCTGGAAATGGATTCCATCATCTGGAGCAATTTCAGCCGGCCCCTCATTACTGATGAGTTAGAGGCTTCTTCCATAAAAATAACGGGCCGGGTCCAGTTTACCCAGTGCGATGATGGATACTACGTAGTGGAAGTTAGCACTCCCACAACGTTTGGAGACGGTGTCGTTTTCCACAACAATACTCGTGTTTCAGACGTTGCTGGGAAATCTGCCGGGAACGGTGGATTGATTATGAATATCGACAATCACCTGACCATGGGGAACGGAGCAATCTTCTCCGGCAATGTGATTATGTCCACTTCGGAATACGACCTGTATGCTGGTGTGATTTATAACAGCGGGGGGAGCGTGACCATAGGGGACAACGCTGCCTTTTTCGATAATTCGTCCAGAATCGCCAGCTATCGTGGAAACCATATCTATGGCGGGTCCATTTACAGCTACGGCGGAACAATCACTCTTGGAAGCAACGCTGTTTTCGCCAGAAATCAAGTTATTAATTCATCACAGAGCGCTTTTGGAGGAGCAATTGTTGCCGCCGGCTCCGATTTTATCTTCCAAGACGGGGCAACATTCATGAACAACTATGCCACAACATCAGGAGGAGCTATTCACGTTTCCTCAAGCGCTGCCCTTTCCCTCCATGCTCTGACGAAGGACGTGCTCTTCAGCGGCAACATGACCGGGGGAGTCTTCGACGGGAATGCATTCTCCCTGGATACGTTACGAAACGGCATCGCCAATGCCATTCACATAAACGACGGCAATACCGTGCTGACGCTTGCCGCGGCGCAGGGGCGCGAAATCCGCTTCAACGACCCGATCACTTCGGACATACTGCCCGACGCCAGGGAAACCTTCACGCTCAACCGCTACACGGATGAGGAAGGGAAGGTTCACGACACAAACGGAACCATCATTTTCAGCGGCGAACTCTACCAGGGGGATGAAGCCCACCTCGCCGCCAGCCGGTACAACAACTTCGTGGCCGACACCACCCTCTATGGCGGCGCCCTCCTGTTGGAACACGGCGCCGTCTTCGGCAGGAATCTTGAAGACATCATTAACGACCAAGGCTCCTCCCTGACGGTGCGGCAGGGCACACTGGAAATCACCGGAGGAAGCACGGCCAACGCCACCTCCTTCTCCCTCTCCGGCAGGGACGCCGTGCTGCGCCCCGGAGACAGCGCCTTCATCAACGCCAACACCGCCGACTTCTCCCGCGGCTTCACCTTCGACATGCGCCACCAGCTCCAGGCCGGGCCGGACTTCGGCCCGGGCCTGACGCTCTCCGCAGCCCAATCCTTCACGGCCGGAGGCCTCATCGGCGTGGCGGACACGGGCTCCAACGCCCCCTTCTTCTACGCGGACCGCTCCTGGAAACAGGACCGCGTCTTCCACGTGCTGACGGACGCGGAACACACCCTTCAGGGAAACTTTGACGGGGTCGTCTCCCAGGCCACGGGAACGGACCGGGTGGACTCCCCCTACTCCTACACGGGAACCTGGAGCCACCGGTGGACGGACGCCGACGGGGACGGCTATGCCGAACAGCTCCAGCTGGTCTGGAAGGCGGACGGAACCCCCATCAGCAGCATTGACCCGGAACTGGCCGGTGAGCTGGCCTTCAACTCCCTCTGGAGCTCGGCCTCCAACGCGGCGGCCCTGGGCGGCAATGTCCTTTCCCGCCTGAACGCCTTCCGCCTGGCCGACAAGCATGCGCGCGACCTCTGGGGCATGGGCCTGGGAGACTTCGCCCGGCAGCGCAGCCGGGGAGGCGTGGACGGCTACGACTACAACGGAGGCGGCTACTCCGTGGGGGCGGACAGCGGGTTCGGCCATGACAACGGCATCTGGGGGATCGCCTTCGGCCAGCTCTACGGGCATGCCAAAAGCCGGGACTTCCAGGGCCGGAACACGCAGGACACCCGGATGGGCTCCCTGTACTGGGGCCGTCTGCTGGAAGAAAGCAGGCGCGCCCGCTGGACCTTCAAGGGAAGCCTCACGTGGGCGGAGACGCACAACAAAATGAACAGCCGCCTGGGCGGAGCTCCGGCATCCGCGGCCAAATGGAACAACGAGACGTGGCTGGCGCAGGCGGAAGTGTCCCGGACGGCGGACTATGCCGGAGGGTGGAGGCTGACGCCCTTCCTGAGGGTGGAATTCACGCACGGCACGCAGGACGCCTTCCGGGAACAGGGAGGGTACGGCCGTGATTTCGGAGGGGCGACGCTGAAGCGCCTGTCCATTCCCGCGGGGCTGGAAATAGGCAGGACGGACGAATGGAAGGGAAGGCCGTGGGCGCAGGCCCTGCGCGTGTCCTACGTGGGAGACGTCCTGCAGGACGCGCCGGAAGGAACGGTGTACAGCCCGTACAGCGACATGAGCTGGAGAGGGAGGGCGGTGAGCCCGGAACGGCACGGCCTGCGCGCGGAGTACAACACGTCCCTGCAGTGCAATGAGCGCTGGAGCGTGTACGGAGGCTACAGCCTGGAAGCGAGAGGAAACTCCCTGTACCACCGCGTCAATGCCGGTGTGGCCAGGAGTTTCTAG
- the nagB gene encoding glucosamine-6-phosphate deaminase — translation MKVETFETPQDAAKALAGEVAELIRTRAAEGKNVVLGLATGATPLPFYAELVRMHKEEGLSFANVISFNLDEYSGLDRDHPESYWYFMHTNLFNHIDIKPENINLPSGTVKDDEIAAHCAAYEQKIKDCGGIDLQILGIGRTGHIGFNEPGSDDTTITRQVHLDELTRSDAAPAFGGIENVPTTAITMGVATIMGAREVALMAWGEKKASIVKKAVQGPVTVEVAASYLQKHPNAKFLLDKGAASQL, via the coding sequence ATGAAAGTAGAAACTTTTGAAACTCCCCAGGATGCTGCCAAGGCTTTGGCAGGAGAAGTTGCGGAATTGATCCGTACGCGCGCCGCTGAAGGCAAAAACGTGGTTCTCGGCCTTGCCACGGGCGCCACTCCGCTGCCTTTTTACGCGGAACTGGTTCGCATGCATAAAGAGGAAGGCCTTTCCTTTGCCAACGTCATTTCCTTCAATCTGGACGAATACAGCGGCCTGGATCGTGACCATCCGGAGTCCTACTGGTATTTCATGCACACCAACCTTTTCAACCACATCGACATCAAGCCGGAAAACATCAATCTGCCCTCCGGCACGGTGAAGGATGATGAAATTGCCGCCCACTGCGCCGCCTATGAACAAAAGATCAAGGACTGCGGCGGTATTGACCTCCAGATTCTCGGCATTGGCCGGACTGGCCATATCGGCTTTAACGAACCCGGCTCTGATGACACTACCATTACCCGGCAGGTTCATCTGGACGAATTGACCCGTTCCGATGCCGCTCCCGCTTTCGGCGGTATTGAAAATGTTCCCACCACCGCCATTACTATGGGCGTGGCTACCATCATGGGCGCTCGTGAAGTGGCTCTGATGGCCTGGGGAGAAAAGAAGGCGTCCATCGTGAAGAAGGCTGTTCAGGGGCCTGTGACGGTGGAGGTGGCCGCCTCCTACCTTCAGAAGCATCCGAACGCCAAGTTCCTTCTGGACAAGGGAGCCGCTTCCCAGCTTTAA
- a CDS encoding TlyA family RNA methyltransferase, which produces MSKQRLDILLVSRNLVESRELAQRLIIAGEVSVGGHPSTKPGLKVNEDADIAIRNRPRYVSRGGLKMEGALNAFPVSAEGKVCLDIGASTGGFTDCLLQHGAARVHAIDVGTNQLVWKLRQDPRVIVKEKFNARYMTPEDIGEQVDLIVSDVSFISLKKILPAAFPLLKKEGDALVLIKPQFELQPEDIGPGGIVRDPALHQRAVDSIRTFVTEELNRSWMGCEPSPITGTDGNHEFLAWLK; this is translated from the coding sequence ATGAGCAAGCAACGACTCGATATCCTTCTGGTTTCCCGCAATCTCGTAGAATCCCGGGAGCTGGCCCAGCGGCTCATCATTGCCGGAGAAGTGAGCGTGGGGGGGCATCCCTCCACCAAGCCCGGTCTCAAGGTCAATGAAGACGCGGATATCGCCATCAGAAACCGTCCCCGCTATGTCAGCCGCGGCGGCCTGAAAATGGAAGGAGCCCTGAACGCCTTCCCCGTTTCTGCGGAAGGCAAGGTCTGCCTTGACATTGGGGCTTCCACAGGAGGCTTCACGGACTGCCTGCTTCAGCACGGAGCCGCCAGAGTGCATGCCATAGACGTAGGAACCAACCAGCTCGTCTGGAAACTGCGTCAGGACCCCCGCGTCATTGTGAAGGAAAAATTCAACGCCCGCTACATGACTCCGGAGGATATTGGGGAACAAGTGGATCTGATCGTTTCCGACGTCTCCTTCATCTCTCTGAAAAAAATCCTGCCAGCCGCCTTTCCCCTGCTGAAAAAAGAAGGAGACGCCCTGGTGCTCATCAAGCCCCAGTTTGAACTTCAGCCGGAAGACATAGGCCCCGGCGGCATCGTCCGGGATCCGGCTTTGCACCAGCGGGCGGTGGACTCCATACGCACTTTCGTCACGGAGGAGCTGAACCGTTCCTGGATGGGGTGCGAACCCTCCCCTATCACGGGAACGGACGGCAACCATGAATTTCTGGCATGGCTCAAATAG
- a CDS encoding class I SAM-dependent rRNA methyltransferase: MAGLIISPRARIFQGHDWVYGTEVRKVFGNPQPGDVVALKDFKDRFLGSAMFNPHSQIVARRFSRRKQELNGDFFSRRISQAVELRRRLLPEETLTRLVWSESDGLPGLIVDRYADYLVVQTLTIAMERRLPIILNVLEDLLSPRGIIVRNDSPMLAAEGIAPSVRVARGQQPEPFAARSGSVQFMIDLQTGQKTGLYLDQLDNYAAVARFARGRRVLDCFCNQGGFALACALAGASEVTAVDVSQDAMDAVARNACLNGVSVQCVTDNAFDFLKKEAALVRDGGEHKWDLIILDPPSFTRNKKSVHDAMRGYKEIHLRAMKLLAPGGILSTFCCSHHAGADLFRESVLDAAIDAPATLRLMQQHGQRADHPVLLNIPETEYLKGFTYELLPGR; encoded by the coding sequence ATGGCAGGTTTGATTATTTCTCCAAGAGCACGTATTTTTCAAGGACACGACTGGGTTTACGGCACGGAAGTGCGCAAGGTCTTCGGCAACCCGCAGCCGGGGGACGTCGTGGCCCTGAAGGATTTCAAGGACCGCTTTCTGGGTTCCGCCATGTTCAATCCCCATTCCCAGATCGTCGCCCGGCGTTTCTCCCGCCGCAAACAGGAACTGAACGGAGATTTCTTTTCCAGGCGCATCAGCCAGGCAGTGGAACTGCGCCGCCGTCTGCTTCCGGAAGAAACTCTCACCCGGCTCGTCTGGAGCGAATCCGACGGGCTTCCCGGCCTCATTGTGGACCGTTACGCGGATTATCTGGTCGTCCAGACGCTGACGATCGCCATGGAACGCCGCCTCCCCATCATCCTGAATGTTCTGGAAGACCTTCTTTCTCCCCGCGGGATTATTGTCAGGAATGATTCCCCCATGCTGGCGGCGGAGGGGATTGCCCCCTCCGTCCGGGTGGCGCGGGGGCAGCAACCAGAACCTTTTGCCGCACGCAGCGGCAGCGTGCAATTCATGATTGACCTTCAGACGGGACAAAAAACCGGCCTGTATCTGGACCAGCTTGACAATTACGCCGCCGTAGCGCGCTTCGCCCGCGGACGACGCGTGCTGGACTGCTTCTGCAACCAGGGCGGTTTCGCCCTGGCCTGCGCCCTGGCCGGAGCTTCGGAAGTAACGGCCGTGGACGTTTCTCAGGACGCTATGGACGCCGTAGCGCGGAACGCCTGCCTGAACGGAGTCTCCGTGCAGTGCGTCACGGATAATGCGTTCGACTTCCTGAAAAAGGAAGCGGCCCTCGTCCGGGACGGAGGAGAACACAAATGGGATTTGATTATCCTGGACCCTCCCTCTTTTACCAGAAACAAAAAATCCGTGCATGACGCCATGCGCGGATATAAGGAAATCCACCTCCGCGCCATGAAGCTTCTGGCCCCGGGAGGCATCCTTTCCACCTTCTGCTGTTCCCACCACGCCGGAGCGGACCTGTTCCGTGAGAGTGTGCTTGACGCCGCCATTGACGCTCCGGCCACCCTGCGCCTGATGCAGCAACATGGTCAAAGAGCGGATCATCCGGTTTTATTGAATATTCCGGAAACGGAATACCTGAAGGGGTTCACTTATGAACTGCTTCCCGGAAGATGA
- a CDS encoding DUF2062 domain-containing protein, which yields MRKVRLYLLTEVRKKSWTSKFLSARVFDSVYWSWNRQSVATGAAWGAAAAIAPLPMQSLWGVFACLWRKGNIPVAILMAWLSPPALLFLPFPLNGGWDGFFFRFWGSLRPERTGRC from the coding sequence ATGCGCAAAGTCAGGCTTTACCTGCTGACGGAGGTGCGCAAAAAATCGTGGACCAGCAAGTTCCTTTCCGCCAGGGTTTTTGATTCTGTTTACTGGTCGTGGAACAGGCAGTCCGTAGCGACGGGCGCCGCCTGGGGGGCTGCCGCAGCGATTGCCCCGCTTCCCATGCAGAGCCTGTGGGGCGTTTTCGCCTGCCTGTGGCGCAAGGGCAATATTCCCGTAGCCATTCTGATGGCGTGGCTTTCCCCCCCGGCTTTACTTTTTTTGCCATTCCCGCTCAATGGTGGCTGGGATGGTTTCTTTTTTCGGTTTTGGGGCTCCCTACGTCCGGAGCGAACTGGGAGATGCTGA